TTCCTTCAATATGCCCGGGGTGAATAAATCCTTCTTTTCCTTCTGTCGTTTCGGGAGAAAGTGAATCTTTTGGTAGAGCCGCCAGAATTTCACCAGCGATTTTCAATGCGTTTTCAAGTTTTCCGATCGCATATCCAGGATGCGTACTAACACCATGAATTGTGATTTTTACACCATCTGCGGAAAATGTTTCATCTTCCATCGTTCCAACGGCTTCTCCATCTACGGTATAGCCAAAATCCGCTGCAAGTTTCTTTAAATCAACTTTTTCAGTTCCTCTTCCAACTTCTTCATCCGGTGTAAAAAGAATTTTAATCACGCCATGTTTAATTCTGGAATCTGTAACTAAAATTTCAGCCGCAGCCATGATTTCAGCTACACCAGCTTTATTATCTGCACCTAAAAGTGTCGTTCCACTTGCTGTTACAATATCATTTCCGATCTGGTTTTTCAAATCAGGATGCTCGGATAATCGGATTACCTGTTCGTTATCATCCGGCAAAATAATATCAGATCCATTCCATTTCTGATGAACAATTGGCTCTACGTTCGCTCCTGTTACATCCGGAGATGTATCAACGTGCGAGCAAAAACAGATTACCGGGATATTTTCCTTATTTGAATTGGCAGGAATTGTTGCGTAAACGTATCCATGCTCATCCAGATGCGCATCTTCAATCCCTAACTCCTGCAATTCAACAACGAGCTGATTACTCAGATCCCGTTGTTTTTCCGTGCTTGGAAAACTTGTCGACTGCGGATCAGATTGTGTATCAACCTGAACATAGCTAAGAAACCGGTTTAGAACGGAAGACATATTTACTCAAAATTAGAATGAATACTGACTGTTTTTATTCCTTATGAACCAATAATTCCTGACAGATCTGCCGGTGAATAATTGATATTTTTTAGCGTTTTATCATCGGCAGTACGGTAAACAAGGTATTTACCATTGTCTTCTTTGTAATAACATTCTGTACCTTTTGCGTTATAATGCGCAACTGTCGCTTCCGCTTCTTCAACGCTTACGCAAGCTTTTGACATGTTTGAACGCTGTACTTCGTCGAACAATTCTCTGAACTTATTACCTAGTCCAAATTCAAGAACTGCACCCGAAAGTACATATTGAAGATCACAAAGCGCATCAGCAATTTCTACAAGATCTTTTTCAAGTATCGCAACTTCCAGCTCTTTCAACTCCTCAGCCAAAAGTGCAACTCGCAAACGGCTGCGATCTTCCGAAGGAATTGTTGGCGTTTCAAGAATTGGATGTTTGAAAGTTTTATGAAATTCAGCGACCTGGTTAAGACTATCTAATTGTTGCATTGTATTACTTGTATTTAATATAAAATAATTAAAAATCAGCCGGCTACTATAACTTCCTGATTCTATAATATAAGATTCGTTTTGAAAAGTTTGATCGCGATGGCCAGCAATATTATCCCGAAAACCTTGCGAAGAATATCCGTTCCACCCTGTCCCAGTTTGTTTTCAATCCAATAGGACGATTTTAAAACGAGATAAACGAAAAACAAATTGAGAAGCACGCCAACTAAAATATTATTGATCTCATAGGTTGTACGTAATGCCAGAAGCGTGGTCATAGTACCCGCTCCGGCAATGATTGGAAAAGCAATCGGAACGATGGAAGCTGCGCTGACACTGATATTATCATGCTTGAAAATATTTCTTCCCAATATCATTTCTAATCCTAAAAGGAATAAAATGATAGCACCTGCAACGGCAAACGAAGCTACGTCCACACCAAAAAGACTTAACAGCCTTTCACCCAGAAATAAAAAAGCGATCATGATTGCGCCTGCGGCCAGCGTCGCCTTTTCTGATTCGATCTTCCCTAATTTTCTCCGAAAATCAACGATAATGGGAATGGAACCCAGCACATCGATCACCGAAAAGAGAATCAGCGTTACGGAAAGTATTTCTTTGATATTGAACATTGCGACACCAATTCGAGGATTAAGCCGCAAAGTTGAACAAAACAGACTGCTTACACAAACCTTTTATCGGAAGCCCGGCGAAATAAATAAGGTTTATGCGATGCCATTAGGAAGAAAATTCAAAAAAGTATTGAATTGTTTTTTATATTTTTCCTCATTGATCTTATAATAGAAAGCGCCTTTTTTTGAAAACCCTTTTTGTTTTTCTTCCAGTTTTACAAGCAAATGTGTAGATAATAATTTCCTGCTAAAATTCCTTTTGTCCAATTCTGTTCCAAAAATCGCTTCGTATAATTTCTGCAATTGGGGAATTGTAAATTTCTCCGGAAGCAACTCAAAACCAATCGGGTGCTGGGAAGCCTTGTAACGTAAATGTTCTATCGCCATTTCAACCATTGCGCTGTGATCAAACAATAACTGAGGTAATTCCTGCATGGAAAACCACTGAGCCTCAAAATTTTTCGAGATCTTGTTATCGTAATCCTCTACATTGATCAGCGCGAAATAAGCCACAGAAACGGTGCGTTCCACAGGGTCACGTTTTGGATTTCCAAAGGTATGCAACTGTTCAAGATAAATGTCAGTCAGACTTGTCAATTCAAAAAGAATACGGTTTGATGCCTCTTCCAGACTTTCCTCCGGCTGCACCCATCCACCCATCAAAGACCAGGTGTGATGCTCATCTTCAATACCGCGCTTTACCAGTAATAATTTTAATTCCTGCCCGTCGAAACCGAAAATAATGGAATCGAGAGCCACCAGACACTTGGTTTGTGTCTGGTATTGATGCAACATATCTATTAACACGATGGTGTTTCTGAGAATTGAGTAAAAGACATTTTAATTAGTAAATACAATTTATCTGTATTACTACTCATCCGGCGGTTTCGGAATAATTTTTCAGGAAAACTTTGAGCTGATTGATTTCATCCAAAGTAATGGCCGGGAAATTCGCAATCCGGAAACTGGTTTCTTTCCAGGAGCCATATCCGTTTCCCAGCATAATACCATTTTCCTTTGCCGCTTTTTTTATTGCAGCGATTTGTTCTTTTTCTCCTGAAACGGCAATGACGGTATCCGACCGAACTTCTTCATTTTCAACAAGAATATTAAAACCGGATTCAGTTAAAAACTGATACCAGCTTTTCGCTCTGTCTTTAATTTGAACCGATATTTCTGAAAGTATTTCTACTTGCTCCAAAACACGGCCAGCCAGATAAATGCCCAGCGCATTCGGCGTGTAAGGTGTCTGATATTTCAAAAAGTTATCACGAACAAAAAGTAAACTGTTATAATGATCTCGTTCGCCAATTTTCTCTGCCTTCTGAACCGCTTTTGGTGAAACAACCATCACGCTCAATCCTGCCGGCAAACCAAAACATTTTTGCACAGAAGCATACCAGACATCAGCAGATTCCCAGGGAAAAATAACGCCAGCCATCGAAGAAGTAGCATCAACGGTAATCACTTTCTCCGTCTGTTTTCTTAATTCAACAAAAAATGAATCGGGTAAAGCGGTGCCGTTTGAAGTTTCGTTATGGGTTAAACAAATCACATCGCTATCTTTATCTACAATAATATCCGAGATTTCAGGCAATGCATTTATATCAAAAAATAAACCGCTTGATGCCGGTTTTATCTTCTGGGTATATTCCATCCATTTTTCTCCAAAAGCACCATTGAAAACATGTAGACTTTTGGTTTCAACCAGCGATTGCGCAATAGTTTCCCAGCATTCCGTTGCCGACGAACAAAAATAGATTTCGTAATCCGCCGGGATTTCAAGTTTCAGTTTCATCATTTCAATCGTCTCTTTGAGCATTTTCATAAAAGGCTCACTGCGATGATTGACGCTTAAAATTCCACTTTTATAGGCATCAGATAGATAATGCTCAATTTGTGGATAAACTTTTGACGGGCCGGGATAAAAGGTAATCATGAATTTAATATTTTTAAACAAACACTTTGTTTGATCATACTTCAATTTAAACAAAGGAGGTTCTTCATCGTAGTAAACAGAGATGATCAAAAATCAATTCTATTTATTTAGATAAAGAACCTTCTTATATCACCCTTTCAGGGTTTTGGAGTGTTGATAAATTTGGCTTTTCTACAATACTGCCACCCCCTTCGGGGTTACATCTCAATATTATGCAGTCATTGTATTCAAAAAATACACATTGATTTTTATTTGCAAACAATCCCGAAGGGATGACATTATTATAGAAAAAAATCAATTCAAGCCTGATGATAACCCTGAAAGGGTGACATAATTCTATCAAAAAATCTCCCTGGATTAACAATCCCGAATGGATGACAGTATTATAGAAAATCTCGATTAAGGCCAGAAAAGAGATTTACATAAACCCTTCCCTAACCATCGCTTTTTCCAATTTTTCACCCAATTGCGCAGATGCTTTCAACAACGGCAAACGTACTTCTGAACTACAAACACCTTTAATTTCGAGGCATTTTTTAATTCCAACCGGATTTGATTCAATATATAACAAGGTATCAAATTCCAGAAATGCCAGCTGCAAAGCCGCTGCATCTTTGAAATTTCCTTCCAAAGCATGCCATGTTAAATCGGTAAATTCACGAGGAAAAGCATTTGCAATCACAGAAATTACGCCGTGCCAGCCAACACTTACCATCGTTGTTACCAGATTATCATCACCCGAAAGCAAAAGAAAATCTTTTGGTGCGAAAGAAGCCAGTTCCATGCTTTGTTCGATACTGCCACCTGCATCTTTAATTCCAATAATGTTCGGATGTTCTGCAAGTTTCAGGATCGTTTCGGCTTTCATATTGATAACCGTGCGACCAGGAACATTGTACAATAAAACCGGCACCGGCGACGCGTCAGCAATGGCCGTGAAATGCGCTATAATCCCTTCCTGTGTTGGTTTATTGTAATATGGACAAACAGATAAAATTGCATCCACACCAGTAAGGTCTGTCTTTCGGATCGTTTCCAAAACTGCTCTGGTATCATTTCCGCCCAAGCCATACACAATCGGAAGTTCCTTTGTGTTATGCTTCTTTGAAAAAGCCAGAATTTCGTTTTTTTCCTCTGTCGAGATCGTTGGCGATTCGCCGGTTGTGCCCTGCACGACCAGATAATCCACGCCTCCCTCAGATACGAATTCGATTAACTTTCTTAACCCAGCGTAGTCAATTTCCTGATGCTCATCAAAGGGTGTAATCAGCGCTGCTCCGACTCCTTTGAAACGTTCGTCCAATGGCATTATTTCTTATATAATTATTGATTTTAAAACACAAAGTTAGTTACCTGACTCAATTTCCTTCATCATTTCTCAATCATTCCTAAAAATTCTTCTTCTGACAAAATCGTAACACCCAGTTTTCTTGCCTTTTCCAGCTTCGACGGACCCATATTATCACCCGCCAAAAGGAAGTTTAATTTCCCTGAAACACCGCTTAAAACTCTTCCGGCGTTGGACTCGATTTTATGTTTTAATTCGTCGCGGTCAAAATTTGCAAATACTCCGGAAATCACAAATGTTTTGCCTTCCAATAGGTTACTTTCCATTTCAACCGGTTTGTCGTCTGTTGTCATTTGCAAACCTGCCTTTTCCAAACGCTCCATCACCAATTGGTTTTCGGGAAGAGAAAAATACGCCACTACGCTTTGGGCAATTCTTCCGCCAATTTCAGGCACATTGATCAGGTCATCATATGTCGCCGAACGAAGCGCGGTAATGTTTTTGAAATAAGAAGCCAGTTTTTCAGCCACCGTAGCGCCAACAAAGCGAATTCCTAAACCAAATAAAACATTTTTAAAGGGAGCTGATTTTGACAATTCCAGTCCTTTCAAAATATTCTCCACCGTTTTTTCTCTGAAACTTATCTTCTTCGATTTTCCGGTTTCCTCGTTGACAATATTTTTTTCAAGACCAAGTAATTTTTCATAGGTCAAGTCATATAGATCCGCCGGCGTTCTGACCAGTTGGGTATCGAAAAGCAATTCAATTTTCCCTTCACCCAAGCTTTCAATATTCATTGCTTTTCTGTGAATGAAATGTTCGATACGGCCTTTTAGCTGCGGCGGACAAGCACTGTCATTCGGGCAATAGTATGCGACTTCACCTTCGTTTCTTGCCAAAAGCGAACCGCATTCCGGGCAATTGGTAGGAAAAGCGATAGGTTCAGTTATGAATAATCCGCGTTTACTTACATCAACGCCTGTGATCTTAGGTATAATTTCTCCGCTTTTTTCAACAAAAACGGTATCGCCCAGTTGAATATCCAGACGCTCCATTTCATTGGCATTGTGAAGTGTAGCACGTTTCACATAAGTACCGGATAAGTGCACACCTTTTACTTTATTATAAGGTATAGTTCGTTCACTTTCAGCGCAAAGATTGGCTACGGGTGTGACATTTCCTGTTCTGCCAACCTGAAAATTAACCGATCTTAAAATCGCAGGTTTATTCTCAGCTTTATATTTAAATGATATCGCCCAACGCGGACTTTTCGCCGTGAAACCAAGTTCACGCTGTTGTTCGAAAGAATTTACTTTGATCACAATTCCATCCGTTGCAAGCGGAAGTGTCGCACGTTTTTCTTCCCATTCATGAATGTAATCGATCACATCATCAATGTTATCCACTTTTTTCCAGCCTGGTGAAATATTAAAACCCCAGGATTTTAGCGCAAGCAAACTTTCTTCATGACTTGCAAAAATCGTTTCATCACTTAAAAATGAATAGATATAACAATCCAGCGCGCGTCTCGCAGTTTCTGCCGAATCCTGTAATTTAAAAGAACCGGAAGCCGCATTTCTTGGATTTGCGTAAAGATTTACGCCCAACGCTTCCATATCTTCATTCAGTTTTTGAAAAGATTGTAAGGGCATAAAACCTTCACCGCGGATTTCAAAAATGGGTGGAACTTTGTCGGCTTTTACACGTAAAGGAAGCGATTTAATCGTTTTAACATTATTGGTAATTTCATCACCACGCGTTCCGTCGCCACGTGTCACGCCTCGAACTAAAACACCATTTTCGTATGTAAAACTTAGTGAAATTCCATCAAATTTTAATTCACAAATGTATTCGTAAGCTTCTCCATCCAGTCCTTTCCGAACACGTTCATCAAAATCACGGAGTTCCTGCTCGTTATATGTATTGTCGAGCGACAACATGGGATACCGATGATAAACAGCGTTGAAATTTTTTGTGACCGTACCTCCTACCCGTTGCGTCGGAGAATCGCTTCTTTTGAATTCCGGAAATTCATTTTCAAGTTTGGCCAGTTCTTTTAATAAAATATCAAAATCATAATCCGAAATCTCGGAAATGCTTTCCTGGTAATATTGGAAATTATAATGGTCAATCTGTTCGATCAGTTCGTTAATGCGTTCTTCCGGATTCATGATATTTGGTGGCTAGCGGCTGGGTAATGGATTATTTTTGATGAAATGTTAATTCATGCTATTATCATTCTTGCACAAATTTACGGTTTATTCTATTTTTTGATGCATTCAAAATAGAAGTAAGATTTCTATGTCTTTATTTGATTTCCGCTCAATTTGCCCTCTATTTTCATCTTACAGCAGAAATTCTTTAAATTCGTCCGGATTTATAAATTACTGACTTGTCATTATGGCCCTGATTGCCCCTTCCATACTAGCTGCCGACTTTGCTAATCTGCAACGTGATGTTGAAATGTTGAATACGAGTGAAGCAGATTACATACACGTAGATATCATGGACGGCATGTTTGTTCCTAATATATCTTTCGGGTTTCCTGTTTGCGAAGCGATAAACCGCTATGCTACTAAACCTTTAGATGTCCATTTGATGATTGAGCAGCCGGATCGTTATCTTGAAAATTTCAAAAAAGCGGGGGCTTCCATCATCACAGTTCATTATGAGGCCTGTCCGCACTTACACCGTACCGTTCAGTTGATCAGGGAATTAGGTGTATTGCCAAGTGTAGCGCTTAATCCGCATACACCGGTTGAAATGTTGTCCGAAATATTGCCGGATCTTTCTCAGGTTTTGATCATGTCGGTAAACCCGGGATTTGGCGGACAGAAATTTATTGAAAATACTTACCGTAAAATTTACAAGCTGAATTGCATCCGCGAAGAGCTTGGGCTGGATTTTAAAATTGAAGTTGATGGAGGGGTAAACAATGATAATGCACGTTTTCTCGTTGAAAACGGAGCCGATGTTTTAGTGGCGGGAAGTTTTGTTTTTAATTCGACAAATCCGCTTGAAACTATTGCTGAATTACGAAAGAATTAATGTTTAACCCATAACCATAACCCGCTCTATATGAATTATTATTTCACAAAAACCAATTTTAGCAGGAGGTTCAATAGTATTCTGGACTTATGATTATCCGTATGTTTTTGGCTGTGAGTTTGCTTTTTAATGTTAAAATGGCAGCCAGCGCAGAAGACAAACCGGTTTTATCAACACAAACTTACCAGTATCCATTAAAAGTCAGTGCGGATGGAAAACATCTAACAGATCAGACTGACACGCCGTTTTTGGTAGTAGCTGATGTGGCCTGGCAATTGCTGCGAAAACTGGATTATCCCGAAGCCATCCAGTATCTGGATATTCGAAAGGGGCAGTCATTCAATACCGTCCTGATTCACGTTTTACCGTCACTGCCCACGCAGAAAAATTTCCAGAAGGTTACACCCTTCCAGGGTGAAAATGATATTACAAATCCCAACAAAACCTATTTCGATTATATTGAAAAAGTGGTTTTGGCTGCAAAAGAACGTAATCTGGCCGTAGGACTGGTGGTTTCCCGACAAAGCTGGAATGTCATTTTTGAATCACAGGGCGAAGAAGCCTGTCGTACTTTTGGGGAATATATTGGTAAACGGTTTTCCAAGTTGAACAATATTTTCTGGATCGTTAGTGAGGAAGAGAATCAGAAAGATTTCTTATCGCTAACCCTTACAGAAAGCCTAAAAAAAAGCTCTGAGAATAAACTCGTCGCTTCACTATCAACCTGCGCACCTCCCGATTCCCTTAAAAAAAATCATACGGATCTTAAAGTTTTCGTCCCTGATTCTACGGTGACGGATTCAGAATATGCAGCTTTGGCAACCTGGCAGAAGAACATTGGAAAATCAATGAAAAGTCCGTTTTTGATCGCCAATTCAGAATTTCCAATCAAAGATCAGTCAGCATT
The nucleotide sequence above comes from Dyadobacter subterraneus. Encoded proteins:
- the pepT gene encoding peptidase T; protein product: MSSVLNRFLSYVQVDTQSDPQSTSFPSTEKQRDLSNQLVVELQELGIEDAHLDEHGYVYATIPANSNKENIPVICFCSHVDTSPDVTGANVEPIVHQKWNGSDIILPDDNEQVIRLSEHPDLKNQIGNDIVTASGTTLLGADNKAGVAEIMAAAEILVTDSRIKHGVIKILFTPDEEVGRGTEKVDLKKLAADFGYTVDGEAVGTMEDETFSADGVKITIHGVSTHPGYAIGKLENALKIAGEILAALPKDSLSPETTEGKEGFIHPGHIEGIQEKVVIDFIVRDFDEAGLHEKEALLKSILDQVMTNYPNSKSEFKVTEQYRNMKEILAKYPQVIDNATEAMKRSGLNPITRSIRGGTDGSRLSFMGLPCPNIFAGEHAFHSRLEWVSVQDMEKAVEVIVNLAQVWEERS
- a CDS encoding nucleoside triphosphate pyrophosphohydrolase family protein, with product MQQLDSLNQVAEFHKTFKHPILETPTIPSEDRSRLRVALLAEELKELEVAILEKDLVEIADALCDLQYVLSGAVLEFGLGNKFRELFDEVQRSNMSKACVSVEEAEATVAHYNAKGTECYYKEDNGKYLVYRTADDKTLKNINYSPADLSGIIGS
- a CDS encoding MarC family protein → MFNIKEILSVTLILFSVIDVLGSIPIIVDFRRKLGKIESEKATLAAGAIMIAFLFLGERLLSLFGVDVASFAVAGAIILFLLGLEMILGRNIFKHDNISVSAASIVPIAFPIIAGAGTMTTLLALRTTYEINNILVGVLLNLFFVYLVLKSSYWIENKLGQGGTDILRKVFGIILLAIAIKLFKTNLIL
- a CDS encoding NUDIX hydrolase encodes the protein MLHQYQTQTKCLVALDSIIFGFDGQELKLLLVKRGIEDEHHTWSLMGGWVQPEESLEEASNRILFELTSLTDIYLEQLHTFGNPKRDPVERTVSVAYFALINVEDYDNKISKNFEAQWFSMQELPQLLFDHSAMVEMAIEHLRYKASQHPIGFELLPEKFTIPQLQKLYEAIFGTELDKRNFSRKLLSTHLLVKLEEKQKGFSKKGAFYYKINEEKYKKQFNTFLNFLPNGIA
- a CDS encoding aminotransferase class V-fold PLP-dependent enzyme gives rise to the protein MITFYPGPSKVYPQIEHYLSDAYKSGILSVNHRSEPFMKMLKETIEMMKLKLEIPADYEIYFCSSATECWETIAQSLVETKSLHVFNGAFGEKWMEYTQKIKPASSGLFFDINALPEISDIIVDKDSDVICLTHNETSNGTALPDSFFVELRKQTEKVITVDATSSMAGVIFPWESADVWYASVQKCFGLPAGLSVMVVSPKAVQKAEKIGERDHYNSLLFVRDNFLKYQTPYTPNALGIYLAGRVLEQVEILSEISVQIKDRAKSWYQFLTESGFNILVENEEVRSDTVIAVSGEKEQIAAIKKAAKENGIMLGNGYGSWKETSFRIANFPAITLDEINQLKVFLKNYSETAG
- the dapA gene encoding 4-hydroxy-tetrahydrodipicolinate synthase, with amino-acid sequence MPLDERFKGVGAALITPFDEHQEIDYAGLRKLIEFVSEGGVDYLVVQGTTGESPTISTEEKNEILAFSKKHNTKELPIVYGLGGNDTRAVLETIRKTDLTGVDAILSVCPYYNKPTQEGIIAHFTAIADASPVPVLLYNVPGRTVINMKAETILKLAEHPNIIGIKDAGGSIEQSMELASFAPKDFLLLSGDDNLVTTMVSVGWHGVISVIANAFPREFTDLTWHALEGNFKDAAALQLAFLEFDTLLYIESNPVGIKKCLEIKGVCSSEVRLPLLKASAQLGEKLEKAMVREGFM
- the ligA gene encoding NAD-dependent DNA ligase LigA — translated: MNPEERINELIEQIDHYNFQYYQESISEISDYDFDILLKELAKLENEFPEFKRSDSPTQRVGGTVTKNFNAVYHRYPMLSLDNTYNEQELRDFDERVRKGLDGEAYEYICELKFDGISLSFTYENGVLVRGVTRGDGTRGDEITNNVKTIKSLPLRVKADKVPPIFEIRGEGFMPLQSFQKLNEDMEALGVNLYANPRNAASGSFKLQDSAETARRALDCYIYSFLSDETIFASHEESLLALKSWGFNISPGWKKVDNIDDVIDYIHEWEEKRATLPLATDGIVIKVNSFEQQRELGFTAKSPRWAISFKYKAENKPAILRSVNFQVGRTGNVTPVANLCAESERTIPYNKVKGVHLSGTYVKRATLHNANEMERLDIQLGDTVFVEKSGEIIPKITGVDVSKRGLFITEPIAFPTNCPECGSLLARNEGEVAYYCPNDSACPPQLKGRIEHFIHRKAMNIESLGEGKIELLFDTQLVRTPADLYDLTYEKLLGLEKNIVNEETGKSKKISFREKTVENILKGLELSKSAPFKNVLFGLGIRFVGATVAEKLASYFKNITALRSATYDDLINVPEIGGRIAQSVVAYFSLPENQLVMERLEKAGLQMTTDDKPVEMESNLLEGKTFVISGVFANFDRDELKHKIESNAGRVLSGVSGKLNFLLAGDNMGPSKLEKARKLGVTILSEEEFLGMIEK
- the rpe gene encoding ribulose-phosphate 3-epimerase is translated as MALIAPSILAADFANLQRDVEMLNTSEADYIHVDIMDGMFVPNISFGFPVCEAINRYATKPLDVHLMIEQPDRYLENFKKAGASIITVHYEACPHLHRTVQLIRELGVLPSVALNPHTPVEMLSEILPDLSQVLIMSVNPGFGGQKFIENTYRKIYKLNCIREELGLDFKIEVDGGVNNDNARFLVENGADVLVAGSFVFNSTNPLETIAELRKN
- a CDS encoding apiosidase-like domain-containing protein; protein product: MIIRMFLAVSLLFNVKMAASAEDKPVLSTQTYQYPLKVSADGKHLTDQTDTPFLVVADVAWQLLRKLDYPEAIQYLDIRKGQSFNTVLIHVLPSLPTQKNFQKVTPFQGENDITNPNKTYFDYIEKVVLAAKERNLAVGLVVSRQSWNVIFESQGEEACRTFGEYIGKRFSKLNNIFWIVSEEENQKDFLSLTLTESLKKSSENKLVASLSTCAPPDSLKKNHTDLKVFVPDSTVTDSEYAALATWQKNIGKSMKSPFLIANSEFPIKDQSALIRKQAYESLLNSAAGFCHMSTIKNFNPTWKTNITKDGGEYMKYLVKILKGLPWDYLEPAASLKMVQDTTQTTEISVSALTNKRMVMMYIPTFRSFGIDLSQLTGEEFSAVWYSPRTGRRWSGKALKRTELATIEPPDPQADWDWILLVGSKN